One genomic segment of Paenibacillus durus includes these proteins:
- the remA gene encoding extracellular matrix/biofilm regulator RemA: protein MAIKLINIGFGNIVSANRIISIVSPESAPIKRIIQEARDRHMLIDATYGRRTRAVIITDSDHVILSAVQPETVAHRLSSKDDDNDE from the coding sequence ATGGCAATCAAACTCATCAACATCGGCTTTGGAAATATAGTATCGGCCAATCGGATTATTTCCATAGTCAGCCCGGAATCGGCTCCGATTAAGCGGATTATCCAGGAAGCGAGAGACCGGCATATGCTGATCGACGCAACCTACGGAAGACGCACCCGTGCCGTCATCATTACGGACAGCGACCATGTCATACTGTCGGCTGTTCAGCCGGAGACCGTGGCTCACAGGCTGTCCAGTAAAGATGACGATAATGACGAATAA
- the coaBC gene encoding bifunctional phosphopantothenoylcysteine decarboxylase/phosphopantothenate--cysteine ligase CoaBC — protein sequence MLKGKTILLGITGGIAAYKAAALCSKLVQKGAKVHVVMTASAKQFITELTLQTLSKQRVFSDTFQERDPSSVSHIDLADSADLVLVAPATANIIAKMAHGIADDMLSTVLLAATGPVMVAPAMNVHMYQHPAVQNNLDILAKRGIQFIEPGEGLLACGYVGKGRMEEPETIVSCVEAYFEQQAGSRKLAGKKVVITAGGTVERIDPVRYISNDSSGKMGFALARAAKEMGAEVTLVAARTDERPPLDVNIVRVQSAEEMYDAVSAVWEDCDILIKAAAVSDYRPKERADTKIKKTGDTMTLELVKTVDILETLGQRKQHQLLIGFAAETGNAEMYAKDKLVRKNLDLIVANDVGVPGAGFSVDTNIVSIYDRRGLVEELPLLSKDEVARRLLAIAADRLPEEGL from the coding sequence ATGTTGAAAGGCAAAACGATATTGCTTGGCATCACCGGCGGAATCGCGGCGTATAAAGCGGCCGCCCTGTGCAGCAAGCTTGTACAAAAGGGTGCCAAGGTGCATGTGGTTATGACGGCTTCGGCCAAGCAGTTCATTACAGAACTGACATTGCAGACATTGTCGAAACAGAGGGTGTTCAGCGATACGTTCCAGGAGCGCGATCCGTCCTCTGTTTCACATATTGATTTGGCCGATTCGGCCGATCTTGTGCTGGTGGCGCCAGCCACGGCAAATATTATCGCCAAAATGGCTCATGGCATCGCTGATGACATGCTCTCGACCGTGCTGCTGGCGGCGACAGGGCCCGTAATGGTCGCTCCGGCGATGAACGTGCATATGTACCAGCATCCTGCTGTGCAGAATAATTTGGATATTCTTGCTAAGCGCGGAATCCAGTTCATCGAACCCGGTGAGGGGCTGCTGGCATGCGGCTACGTCGGCAAAGGACGGATGGAGGAGCCGGAGACCATCGTCAGCTGTGTAGAGGCATATTTTGAGCAACAGGCCGGGAGCCGTAAACTGGCCGGCAAAAAAGTCGTTATAACGGCCGGCGGCACGGTGGAACGGATCGATCCTGTCCGCTATATTTCCAATGATTCTTCCGGCAAAATGGGCTTTGCTTTGGCGCGCGCTGCCAAGGAAATGGGCGCAGAGGTGACGCTGGTAGCCGCTAGGACGGATGAACGGCCGCCGCTGGACGTGAACATTGTGCGCGTTCAATCCGCCGAAGAGATGTATGACGCCGTGTCGGCCGTCTGGGAGGACTGTGATATTCTGATCAAGGCTGCCGCCGTATCGGATTACCGCCCGAAGGAGAGGGCCGACACCAAAATTAAGAAGACCGGCGATACCATGACTCTGGAGCTGGTAAAGACCGTTGATATTCTGGAAACTTTGGGCCAGCGCAAACAGCATCAGCTTCTGATCGGTTTTGCAGCGGAGACCGGCAATGCGGAAATGTACGCCAAAGACAAGCTGGTCCGCAAAAATCTTGACCTGATCGTCGCCAACGATGTGGGTGTACCGGGAGCCGGGTTCAGCGTTGATACGAATATTGTCTCGATTTATGACCGAAGAGGTCTTGTGGAGGAACTGCCGCTGCTCTCTAAGGATGAGGTAGCCCGCAGGCTGCTCGCCATTGCAGCGGACAGGCTGCCGGAAGAAGGTCTGTAA
- the rpoZ gene encoding DNA-directed RNA polymerase subunit omega, which translates to MLYPSIDEMMNKVDSKYSLVVAAARRARQLREGSHSELKSPKSHKQVGIALEEVYKDIITVSRVDDKTTD; encoded by the coding sequence GTGTTATATCCATCGATTGATGAAATGATGAACAAAGTCGACAGCAAATATTCGCTTGTTGTCGCCGCCGCAAGACGCGCAAGACAGCTTCGCGAAGGAAGCCACTCCGAACTGAAGTCTCCGAAATCCCATAAGCAGGTCGGGATTGCGCTCGAAGAAGTATATAAGGACATCATCACCGTATCCCGGGTAGATGATAAGACCACCGATTAA
- the gmk gene encoding guanylate kinase, whose product MSKGLLIVLSGPSGVGKGTVCTALRPRIPELVYSVSATTRKPREGEQDGVNYFFKSREQFLQMIDNDELLEYAEYVGNFYGTPRDFVERTLESGKDIILEIEVQGALKVKEKFPEGIFVFLLPPSMDELKDRIRGRGTEHDDIINHRMTVAEDEISLMRHYDYAVVNDEIDLACERIESIIIAEHCKIR is encoded by the coding sequence ATGTCAAAAGGATTGCTGATCGTATTGTCCGGCCCGTCCGGAGTCGGTAAAGGAACGGTATGCACTGCATTGCGCCCGAGAATACCGGAGCTCGTCTATTCCGTATCGGCGACCACGCGGAAGCCCCGTGAGGGAGAGCAGGACGGAGTCAATTATTTTTTCAAATCCCGGGAGCAGTTTCTCCAGATGATTGACAATGATGAACTGCTGGAATACGCGGAATACGTGGGCAACTTTTATGGTACGCCGCGTGATTTCGTGGAACGGACGCTGGAAAGCGGAAAAGACATCATCCTGGAAATCGAGGTGCAGGGCGCGCTTAAAGTCAAAGAGAAGTTTCCCGAAGGCATCTTTGTCTTTCTTCTTCCTCCTTCGATGGATGAGCTCAAAGACCGTATTCGCGGACGCGGCACGGAGCATGACGACATTATCAATCACCGTATGACGGTCGCCGAAGACGAAATCAGCCTGATGCGGCACTATGATTACGCAGTGGTTAACGATGAAATCGATCTTGCCTGCGAACGAATAGAAAGCATTATTATTGCCGAACATTGTAAAATAAGATAA